One genomic region from Vitis riparia cultivar Riparia Gloire de Montpellier isolate 1030 chromosome 17, EGFV_Vit.rip_1.0, whole genome shotgun sequence encodes:
- the LOC117903926 gene encoding gibberellin-regulated protein 6, translating to MAKLVPLLLLALFAISMVSTKVMAKEAQYHLDSGSYGPGSLKSNQCPSQCTRRCSKTQYHKPCMFFCQKCCAKCLCVPPGYYGNKAVCPCYNNWKTKEGGPKCP from the exons ATGGCAAAGCTTGTCCCTCTTCTGCTTTTGGCACTCTTTGCCATTTCCATGGTTTCAACAAAG gTCATGGCAAAAGAAGCCCAATACCATCTTGACAGT GGGTCGTATGGTCCAGGGAGTCTCAAGAGCAACC AATGCCCATCACAATGCACGAGGAGATGTAGCAAGACGCAGTACCACAAACCATGCATGTTTTTCTGTCAAAAGTGCTGTGCCAAGTGCCTGTGTGTACCCCCTGGCTACTATGGGAATAAGGCAGTGTGCCCTTGCTACAACAACTGGAAGACCAAGGAGGGAGGACCCAAGTGCCCTTAG
- the LOC117903927 gene encoding mini zinc finger protein 1: MKKRQIVVRRDRSERSSDTSSSTYRSVRYRECQKNHAANMGGHAVDGCREFMASGVEGTSAAFTCAACGCHRNFHRKEVDSEVVCDSS; the protein is encoded by the coding sequence ATGAAGAAGCGCCAAATAGTTGTGAGAAGAGATCGATCAGAAAGAAGTTCCGATACTTCGTCTTCAACATACAGGAGCGTGCGCTACAGAGAGTGCCAAAAAAATCATGCAGCCAATATGGGCGGACATGCTGTGGATGGCTGCAGGGAGTTCATGGCAAGTGGAGTTGAGGGTACGAGTGCTGCTTTTACATGTGCTGCTTGTGGCTGCCACCGGAATTTCCACAGAAAGGAAGTGGACTCTGAGGTAGTTTGTGACTCTTCCTAG